From a region of the Corallococcus coralloides DSM 2259 genome:
- a CDS encoding DUF2380 domain-containing protein: MLRNCPTCSVEKLFVDLHRVQELMEPALADLASQDPERVEAAAVAMPELMGKLTREFDAIHREARASMKLGGQVIAAVRAVEMVALISTLKVSLPRLPPSAPASLGVGFVMSSGGVMTGSRLVVSAEWVEMMRRLVRAGVISVPAVSSAVLIHGGQVLMAQAPRDLPKGVREALGDSPEVRGMHQTGRAGAGMSNAPKHHVLPQEHREWFERRGFKGDMDIDQFCVRLEQAHHEAIHGGGNWKLGRIWPGEWNQLIMRTLGDAEAKVGRMLTRNEILDIVAEVMDVYSVPMKFTAWRGR; encoded by the coding sequence GTGCTTCGGAACTGTCCGACGTGCAGTGTCGAGAAGCTCTTCGTCGACCTGCATCGCGTGCAGGAGTTGATGGAGCCCGCGCTGGCGGACCTGGCCTCCCAGGACCCGGAGCGGGTGGAAGCGGCGGCGGTCGCGATGCCCGAGTTGATGGGGAAGCTGACCCGCGAGTTCGATGCAATCCATCGGGAGGCTCGCGCGAGCATGAAGCTCGGCGGACAGGTCATCGCCGCGGTGCGCGCGGTGGAGATGGTCGCCCTGATTTCCACGCTGAAGGTGTCGCTGCCGCGGCTGCCTCCCTCCGCGCCCGCGTCGCTGGGCGTGGGCTTCGTAATGAGCTCGGGAGGAGTGATGACGGGCTCGCGGCTGGTGGTTTCCGCAGAGTGGGTGGAAATGATGCGGAGGCTCGTGCGGGCGGGGGTCATCTCTGTTCCCGCGGTCAGCTCCGCCGTCCTCATCCACGGCGGACAGGTGTTGATGGCGCAAGCGCCTCGGGACCTGCCCAAGGGTGTACGCGAAGCATTGGGAGACAGCCCCGAAGTTCGAGGCATGCATCAAACCGGCAGGGCAGGGGCGGGCATGTCCAATGCCCCGAAGCACCACGTGCTACCTCAAGAGCACCGTGAATGGTTCGAACGGCGCGGCTTCAAGGGTGACATGGACATCGACCAGTTCTGCGTCCGGTTGGAGCAGGCCCACCACGAAGCGATTCATGGTGGGGGGAACTGGAAGCTGGGGCGTATATGGCCCGGCGAGTGGAATCAGTTGATCATGCGCACGCTGGGTGACGCTGAGGCCAAGGTCGGGCGGATGTTGACGCGGAATGAGATCCTGGACATCGTCGCTGAGGTCATGGACGTGTACAGCGTCCCGATGAAGTTCACCGCTTGGAGGGGACGATGA
- a CDS encoding NUDIX hydrolase — MSGAWEGNWKARLYERVRERGFDSLTAFAESRPTASLVALARELGPDDIAGAQIFSGLVAEAERSHRLTRLVRGQLVRELWRSLPDGWPAVLDDANRFKVAKALGLWSGFTPTTHEERVKKAGDALLANPPPPGWRPLGPDDELLRMLLPDDEV, encoded by the coding sequence ATGAGCGGAGCCTGGGAGGGCAACTGGAAAGCTCGTCTCTATGAGCGGGTTCGGGAACGGGGCTTCGATTCGTTGACCGCCTTCGCTGAGTCGCGCCCCACTGCATCGTTGGTTGCGCTGGCGAGGGAACTGGGGCCTGACGACATTGCCGGAGCGCAGATCTTCAGCGGACTGGTAGCCGAGGCTGAGCGCAGTCATCGGCTCACACGCCTGGTTCGGGGGCAACTCGTGCGTGAATTATGGAGGAGTCTCCCTGACGGCTGGCCCGCCGTGCTGGATGACGCCAATCGTTTCAAGGTCGCCAAGGCACTTGGCTTGTGGTCCGGCTTTACTCCAACAACCCACGAGGAGCGCGTGAAGAAGGCGGGTGACGCGCTTCTCGCCAATCCTCCGCCTCCCGGCTGGCGCCCGCTGGGGCCTGATGACGAGCTTCTCCGAATGCTCTTGCCGGACGACGAAGTCTGA
- a CDS encoding NUDIX hydrolase, whose amino-acid sequence MSEERSWRGNWPARLYRRVRELGYDSLTAFAEARPTASLVALAEELGRDDVAGVQVFKGLVEEAARTHRVTRLVRSPFVREFAKGLPNGWPAVLDDDARMDVAVALGQWSAYTPETHEAHVRRAGDALLAHPPPPGWRPLSPDDELLRTLLPDEEA is encoded by the coding sequence ATGAGCGAGGAGCGTTCCTGGCGTGGTAACTGGCCGGCGCGGCTGTATAGGCGGGTCCGCGAGTTGGGATACGACTCACTGACCGCCTTCGCGGAGGCACGTCCTACCGCGTCGCTGGTCGCGTTGGCTGAAGAGCTTGGACGCGATGACGTCGCCGGAGTGCAGGTGTTCAAGGGGTTGGTTGAGGAAGCTGCGCGGACCCATCGAGTCACCCGGCTGGTGCGCAGCCCGTTCGTTCGTGAGTTTGCCAAGGGCCTCCCCAATGGCTGGCCGGCCGTGCTGGACGATGACGCCCGCATGGACGTTGCAGTCGCGCTTGGCCAATGGTCGGCATACACCCCAGAAACCCATGAAGCGCATGTGAGGCGCGCCGGTGACGCGCTTCTCGCCCATCCACCTCCGCCCGGCTGGCGTCCCCTGAGCCCTGACGACGAACTGCTCCGCACGCTTTTGCCCGACGAAGAAGCCTGA
- a CDS encoding RHS repeat-associated core domain-containing protein codes for MDGEYLGPCQPSTTQAQDICGNGCDDDRDGEADEGCAGSRTFDYCESNPNGTGFTRWTCGCGNGLNVGYCLGSADSQASCSSPGGCLKAPAFGTTGAPQAGGNYQCCVSSKPCSSEGYVNADLKCTPFNTPSFECTPGASCDDSNACGNTCAGVAPQVDRTTGVRTTAGAYCSAGPVCGLAQGGFGASNSGVSASRAYERCGTADELDDDGNVLRGVITCFLFTTESPTDTLPVGGPYERPDRNGRGGGSGGDGRGGGIRNTDLRKGPAPNTCGPASGSVVNSAVSAMSTPSVGLGDFTTRHTEADLGLQGALGGFNFVRRYVSTEKYWAYQSMLGSNTEPFVAKPFGTSPGSTSSLRWWHSLYSFVMVKGMMPGVSTWAVRDTNGDVLEFSACSSTGAGCFATPRATSRWSDASLFWTGSSFILTRPGDGRFIYASPWAANGVVRRHFLTRVEEFRPGGTPRVRLSLEYAPQSIGQYGDQLHCPGQSSTNNGVPFLTAVTTEEGSKMRLYYRRIYSRHPSVGEECVLDRLSLHTDPNSYDPGNRQNEVTVAQYRYPTANDEYGSQLGGLLSSVEYPETGDVVNYTDTTGSGAASTSWAVAMNQTPVASHVYQSGKIATMSSGVSAMSMSLGSGDCDGPQAQEAGSNCVPPAAEPASSGSAGDAAGTTVQFRRRFFAKTNPSTPYTLLSSYVDDCVTGSGNCTGFSPGYVSFTYETPADGSLFLRYMRNKAGAFDHTQRTYSTAGSNSRPGVVSPVQQESGGVGQTISGTGGVAKPTTSAVFANYPANASSSPWKPVQQHVETIASVLQPSAQATTRTVQDEVTGFRKAVIRSGYTQRFDDVAGTFSGPVLEHRAVFFFNHLRCLGESDTGGTLLKEVHGPCAVSGPEATDCSGTDFPITQYQYYGPASGPPSENYGNTANRLKQVVRYLSHGGAQSCAGAPSLITRFDRYDARGNPTQVTLPESSTAALRTLTLQRSGGRLESVTAQGLTSQYFYEGPRVRAIRHPTGDYTVSCYRSGTPAGQGCTGGLKTQLLQWTAVANDVNGVDWSEKRLLTYWPDGIVKTEEMRTRRNGVEESRRLITHHPDPHHRPTYTRMGEGAGSFGAVAGFDVNNNRVAIGRPFNDAPDFCRTPGQTGTGISELCTTLGYDTADRLATVSKVLEDGSDKQTSLSYDAQGHIKQVHRLCPAGTSGACRPLANYQYDDFGKLIELLLPHATGFVQQDYDVRGNLRIKQSAAMRAAGEWVEYAHDLVGRALSSTRRLAGSGTPEVLFQFGYDADGTLPALCGDPELKSKGQLRYRDDSFGRTWYRYDTEGRLMAELRQRQGDTVCSPELETRYTYDTLGRFSGVLHPYGRAVQYIYGTGALARRVSAIDVTWFPGTGIETRRMVSDIVWEPFGGLRGYQITPAPGLNPVSVEYALGDNGTVAPSGCGSAFPSASSSDRTGRLRSLRVSSGAFTPGVGSGDIYKKDYTWHADQIVRTDTCLLGGPTPRTELFDYDRDLRLKSAQRPSGNVEAAGGAFDNLLFSYDTRDNRKSLTGNLTVALSHSAGLTSGRLMSATPAHDDFQKVAYDYDSDGRAVRKESGLYTSGSPANVLELGYGPFNASEGQGSARETVFRAVRVNGLTYNYYYDAFGRRRAKVNPFGLRDEFFHSVRNELLVDQGWSDVTQGAFQAVDDYIWLDGKPVVVMRGRVDATTHARQSDFNADCRRNGEAASCGAYFPVVDLTGRPVLMLDDIGKVAGAADYQPFGHVNRFTLLDPSQHPYSDADGETISAFVQQPDNSQVKVRMRGLFQFVDMQDDEDDTDEILLRDADSNAVLAVLTGPQQGRWVTQWVPTSAGRVYVNISAGEQGAEPNAFTGAAVEGYEYQRYQVGASPFWTPLRGAGQYYDAETDFFENWNRYYDPSIGRYLQPEPALQSPGYLAEMVARGYDVPAYSYALNNPMLYSDPNGLWVVGVGMSGAFQFVFFGMEVAAHVTLDDTGRMALMITPGYRVGLDYGWSVAPNVFVSSAPTVDALSGYGLAVTIDCLGSSFSATGALDFQGNKGYPGAAIGLPLMSWGEMNGFTGEATYSFIPVAGQVFQGPLIP; via the coding sequence GTGGACGGAGAGTACCTGGGGCCGTGCCAGCCGAGCACGACCCAGGCCCAGGATATCTGTGGCAACGGGTGTGACGACGACCGCGATGGCGAGGCGGACGAGGGCTGCGCGGGTTCGCGGACGTTCGACTACTGCGAGAGCAATCCCAACGGTACGGGCTTCACGCGCTGGACCTGTGGCTGCGGCAACGGACTCAACGTGGGCTACTGCCTGGGCTCCGCGGACTCCCAGGCCTCCTGCTCTTCGCCGGGGGGCTGTCTCAAGGCCCCTGCTTTTGGCACGACGGGGGCCCCCCAGGCCGGTGGAAACTACCAGTGCTGCGTCTCCAGCAAGCCCTGCTCGTCCGAGGGGTATGTCAACGCCGACTTGAAGTGCACGCCCTTCAACACGCCGAGCTTCGAGTGCACGCCAGGTGCCTCCTGCGACGACAGCAACGCATGCGGGAACACCTGCGCGGGTGTCGCGCCCCAGGTGGACCGGACCACCGGCGTACGGACGACAGCGGGTGCCTACTGCTCCGCGGGCCCTGTTTGTGGCCTGGCACAAGGAGGTTTCGGTGCGTCCAACAGTGGTGTGAGCGCCAGCCGCGCCTACGAGCGCTGTGGCACCGCGGATGAGCTGGATGATGACGGGAACGTCCTCCGTGGCGTGATCACCTGCTTCCTCTTCACGACCGAGTCTCCCACCGACACGCTGCCCGTCGGGGGGCCCTACGAACGTCCAGATCGGAACGGCCGCGGTGGTGGCTCGGGGGGTGACGGCAGGGGCGGTGGCATTCGCAACACGGACCTCCGCAAGGGCCCCGCACCGAATACCTGCGGTCCCGCCTCGGGGAGCGTGGTGAACTCAGCGGTCTCCGCGATGTCCACGCCCAGCGTCGGACTGGGCGACTTCACCACCCGCCACACGGAGGCGGACCTGGGTCTCCAGGGCGCTCTGGGTGGCTTCAACTTCGTGCGCCGGTACGTCTCCACGGAGAAGTACTGGGCCTACCAGTCAATGCTCGGCAGCAATACCGAACCCTTCGTGGCGAAGCCTTTCGGCACGAGCCCGGGCAGCACGAGCTCACTGCGGTGGTGGCACAGTCTCTACAGCTTCGTCATGGTCAAAGGCATGATGCCCGGGGTGAGCACCTGGGCGGTGCGGGATACGAACGGCGATGTGCTGGAGTTCAGCGCCTGCAGCTCCACGGGTGCCGGGTGCTTCGCGACGCCCCGTGCGACCAGCCGCTGGTCGGACGCGAGCCTTTTCTGGACGGGCAGTTCCTTCATCCTGACCCGGCCCGGTGACGGACGCTTCATCTACGCGTCCCCCTGGGCGGCCAATGGCGTTGTCCGGCGTCACTTCCTCACGCGCGTGGAGGAGTTCCGCCCCGGAGGGACGCCCCGCGTCCGGTTGTCGCTGGAGTACGCGCCCCAGAGCATCGGGCAGTACGGCGATCAACTCCATTGCCCTGGCCAGAGCAGCACCAACAACGGTGTGCCCTTCCTGACGGCGGTGACGACCGAGGAGGGCTCCAAGATGCGGCTGTATTACAGGCGAATCTACAGTCGGCATCCCTCCGTCGGGGAGGAGTGCGTCCTGGACCGGCTGAGCCTCCACACGGATCCCAACTCCTACGACCCCGGCAACCGTCAGAACGAGGTGACCGTCGCGCAGTATCGCTATCCGACGGCCAACGACGAGTACGGGTCTCAGCTGGGCGGCCTGCTCTCCAGCGTCGAGTACCCCGAGACCGGCGACGTGGTGAACTACACGGACACGACCGGCTCGGGCGCGGCCTCCACTTCCTGGGCCGTGGCCATGAACCAGACGCCGGTGGCGTCCCACGTCTACCAGAGCGGGAAGATCGCCACGATGAGCAGCGGCGTGTCCGCCATGTCCATGAGCCTGGGCTCGGGTGACTGTGATGGCCCGCAGGCGCAGGAGGCGGGGTCCAATTGCGTTCCTCCGGCCGCGGAGCCCGCCAGCTCCGGCAGCGCTGGAGACGCCGCGGGCACCACGGTCCAGTTCCGGCGGCGCTTCTTCGCCAAGACCAACCCCTCGACGCCCTACACCCTGCTGAGCTCCTACGTGGACGATTGCGTGACCGGCTCGGGCAACTGCACGGGCTTCTCTCCCGGGTACGTGAGCTTTACCTACGAGACTCCGGCGGATGGGTCGCTCTTCCTTCGCTACATGCGCAACAAGGCCGGCGCCTTCGACCACACCCAGCGCACCTACTCCACGGCGGGGAGCAATTCGCGGCCGGGCGTGGTCAGCCCTGTCCAGCAGGAGTCCGGCGGGGTGGGCCAGACGATTTCGGGGACCGGAGGGGTGGCCAAGCCCACGACGTCCGCGGTCTTCGCGAACTACCCCGCGAATGCCTCGTCCAGTCCCTGGAAGCCCGTGCAGCAGCACGTGGAGACGATTGCTTCCGTGCTCCAGCCCTCGGCCCAGGCCACGACGCGGACGGTCCAGGACGAGGTGACGGGCTTCCGCAAGGCCGTCATCCGGTCGGGTTACACGCAGCGGTTTGATGATGTGGCTGGGACGTTCAGCGGTCCGGTGCTGGAGCACCGCGCGGTCTTCTTCTTCAACCACCTGCGCTGTCTGGGCGAGTCCGACACCGGAGGCACCCTGTTGAAGGAGGTCCATGGCCCCTGCGCGGTCAGCGGTCCGGAGGCGACGGACTGCTCCGGGACGGACTTCCCCATCACCCAGTACCAGTACTACGGACCGGCCTCCGGGCCGCCTTCGGAGAACTACGGCAATACCGCCAACCGTCTGAAGCAGGTGGTCCGCTACCTGTCGCATGGGGGAGCGCAGTCCTGCGCTGGCGCGCCGTCGTTGATCACCCGCTTCGACAGGTACGACGCACGCGGCAACCCGACGCAGGTCACCCTCCCGGAGAGCAGCACCGCCGCACTGCGCACCCTGACGCTCCAGCGCTCGGGCGGGCGCCTGGAGAGCGTGACGGCGCAGGGCCTGACGTCCCAGTACTTCTATGAAGGGCCCCGGGTCCGGGCCATCCGCCACCCCACGGGCGACTACACGGTGAGCTGTTACCGGAGCGGGACCCCGGCGGGACAGGGATGCACGGGCGGGCTGAAGACGCAGCTGCTTCAGTGGACGGCGGTCGCCAACGACGTGAACGGCGTGGATTGGAGCGAGAAGCGCCTGCTGACCTACTGGCCGGATGGCATCGTGAAGACCGAGGAGATGCGCACGCGCCGCAACGGCGTGGAGGAGAGCCGGCGGCTCATCACGCACCATCCGGATCCCCACCACCGGCCGACCTATACCCGCATGGGCGAGGGGGCCGGCAGCTTCGGCGCGGTGGCGGGGTTCGACGTGAACAACAACCGCGTGGCCATCGGGCGTCCGTTCAACGACGCCCCGGACTTCTGCCGGACGCCCGGGCAGACGGGGACGGGGATCTCCGAGCTCTGCACGACCCTGGGGTATGACACGGCGGATCGTCTGGCGACCGTGTCGAAGGTCCTCGAGGACGGCAGCGACAAGCAGACCTCCCTGTCCTACGACGCCCAGGGGCACATCAAGCAGGTGCACAGGCTCTGCCCGGCGGGAACCAGTGGGGCATGCCGTCCCCTGGCGAACTACCAGTACGACGACTTCGGAAAGCTGATCGAGCTGCTGCTTCCCCACGCGACAGGCTTCGTGCAGCAGGACTACGACGTGCGCGGCAACCTGCGCATCAAGCAGTCCGCCGCCATGCGCGCAGCGGGGGAGTGGGTGGAGTATGCCCATGACCTGGTTGGCCGGGCGCTGAGCTCGACGCGGCGGCTGGCGGGGAGTGGGACCCCCGAGGTGCTCTTCCAGTTTGGATACGACGCCGACGGAACGCTTCCCGCGCTCTGCGGAGATCCCGAGCTGAAGTCGAAGGGACAGCTGCGCTACCGCGACGACTCCTTCGGACGGACCTGGTATCGCTACGACACGGAAGGAAGGCTGATGGCCGAGCTCCGGCAGCGGCAGGGAGACACGGTGTGCTCGCCGGAGCTGGAGACGCGCTACACCTACGACACCCTGGGGCGGTTCTCGGGGGTGCTTCATCCCTATGGGCGTGCGGTCCAGTACATCTACGGAACCGGGGCCCTGGCCCGTCGTGTCAGCGCCATTGACGTCACGTGGTTCCCCGGAACAGGGATCGAAACGCGGCGCATGGTGAGCGACATTGTCTGGGAGCCCTTCGGGGGCCTGCGCGGCTATCAAATCACTCCCGCCCCGGGCCTCAACCCTGTCTCGGTCGAGTACGCCCTGGGTGACAACGGCACGGTGGCGCCGTCGGGTTGTGGCAGTGCCTTCCCTTCGGCCTCGAGCTCGGACCGGACCGGCCGCCTCCGCTCGCTGCGCGTGAGCTCCGGGGCCTTCACCCCGGGGGTGGGATCCGGGGACATCTACAAGAAGGACTACACCTGGCACGCGGATCAGATCGTCCGGACGGACACCTGCCTCCTGGGCGGCCCCACGCCCAGGACAGAGCTGTTCGACTATGACCGGGACCTGCGCCTGAAGTCGGCGCAGCGGCCCTCGGGCAACGTCGAGGCAGCAGGTGGTGCTTTCGACAACCTGCTCTTCAGCTACGACACGCGGGACAACCGCAAGAGCCTGACGGGCAACCTGACCGTGGCGCTCTCCCATTCCGCGGGACTCACGAGTGGTCGGCTGATGTCGGCCACACCCGCGCACGACGATTTCCAGAAGGTGGCCTACGACTATGACTCGGACGGACGGGCGGTCCGCAAGGAGTCTGGGCTCTACACGTCCGGAAGCCCCGCCAATGTCCTGGAGCTGGGTTACGGGCCCTTCAATGCATCCGAGGGGCAGGGCTCCGCGCGTGAGACCGTGTTCCGGGCGGTGCGGGTGAATGGCCTGACCTACAACTACTACTACGATGCCTTCGGCCGGCGGCGGGCGAAGGTGAACCCCTTCGGTCTGCGCGATGAGTTCTTCCACAGCGTGCGCAACGAGCTGCTCGTGGACCAGGGGTGGAGTGACGTCACGCAGGGCGCCTTCCAGGCGGTGGACGACTACATCTGGTTGGACGGCAAGCCGGTGGTGGTGATGCGGGGGCGGGTGGACGCCACCACGCACGCACGCCAATCGGACTTCAACGCGGACTGCCGGCGCAACGGCGAGGCTGCCAGCTGCGGGGCGTACTTCCCGGTGGTGGACCTGACCGGCAGGCCGGTGCTGATGCTGGACGATATCGGCAAGGTGGCAGGGGCGGCGGATTACCAGCCTTTCGGTCACGTCAACCGCTTCACGCTGCTGGACCCAAGCCAGCACCCCTACTCGGACGCAGACGGAGAGACCATCTCCGCGTTCGTCCAGCAACCTGATAACAGCCAGGTGAAGGTCCGGATGCGCGGATTGTTCCAGTTTGTCGACATGCAGGACGATGAAGACGACACGGACGAAATCCTCCTTCGGGATGCGGATTCCAATGCAGTGCTCGCGGTCCTCACCGGCCCGCAGCAGGGCCGCTGGGTGACGCAGTGGGTTCCGACTTCCGCGGGACGCGTCTACGTGAACATCTCCGCGGGAGAGCAGGGCGCCGAGCCCAACGCCTTCACGGGCGCGGCTGTCGAGGGATACGAATACCAGCGCTACCAGGTGGGGGCTTCACCCTTCTGGACCCCGTTGCGCGGCGCGGGCCAGTACTACGACGCGGAGACGGACTTCTTCGAGAACTGGAACCGTTACTACGACCCCAGCATCGGCCGGTACCTCCAGCCGGAACCCGCATTGCAGAGCCCGGGATACCTGGCTGAGATGGTGGCTCGGGGATACGACGTGCCGGCGTATTCCTATGCCCTGAACAATCCGATGCTCTACTCAGACCCGAATGGGCTCTGGGTTGTTGGGGTTGGGATGTCCGGTGCATTCCAGTTTGTATTTTTCGGTATGGAAGTGGCCGCTCATGTGACGCTGGATGACACTGGCCGCATGGCGTTGATGATCACTCCTGGTTACCGAGTCGGATTGGATTACGGCTGGTCGGTAGCCCCCAATGTCTTTGTGAGCAGTGCCCCTACGGTGGATGCATTGAGTGGCTATGGGCTGGCTGTCACAATTGACTGCCTGGGGAGCTCCTTCTCCGCTACAGGGGCATTGGATTTCCAGGGAAATAAAGGCTATCCTGGTGCTGCGATTGGACTTCCGCTCATGTCTTGGGGCGAGATGAATGGCTTTACTGGAGAAGCTACCTATTCGTTCATTCCTGTGGCGGGCCAGGTTTTCCAGGGCCCACTGATTCCTTGA
- the gor gene encoding glutathione-disulfide reductase produces MAGYDFDLFTLGAGSGGVAASRRAGASGAKVAICEEGRVGGTCVLRGCVPKKLLVYAAHYRYDFEDAAGYGWTVNGPALDWKKLQAVKAKELDRLTGIYGRLLRDAGVTLVEGRGRVVDAHTVEVAGKRYTAERILVATGGRPYLPEVTGIEHALTSEQALELPTLPRRVAVVGGGYIGVEFAGIFAALGAKVTMLIRGDTVLRGFDNDIRAALTQEMRKKGVDIRPETFVQDIEKREDGTLSLLTRMGETLEVDAVLYSTGRVPNTQGLGLEEAGVKLNERGAVVVDAQSRSSVESIYAVGDVTDRLNLTPVAIAEGRAMVETLYRNNPVTMDHENVPSAVFSQPPVGTVGLTEREAMERYGKVDVYVSSFRPMKHTLTGRDERSMMKVVVERGTERVLGFHMVGADAPEIIQGLAVALKCGVTKKQLDATVGIHPTAAEEFVTLRDKRPDPSESATMLELGREVVATPPGDTRK; encoded by the coding sequence ATGGCGGGCTACGACTTCGACTTGTTCACATTGGGCGCGGGGTCGGGCGGCGTGGCGGCCAGCCGGCGAGCGGGGGCCTCCGGGGCGAAGGTGGCCATCTGCGAGGAGGGGCGCGTGGGCGGCACGTGCGTGCTGCGCGGGTGCGTGCCCAAGAAGCTGCTCGTGTACGCGGCGCACTACCGCTACGACTTCGAGGACGCGGCGGGCTACGGCTGGACGGTGAACGGCCCCGCGCTGGACTGGAAGAAGCTCCAGGCGGTGAAGGCGAAGGAGCTGGACCGGTTGACGGGCATCTACGGGCGTCTCTTGCGCGACGCGGGTGTGACGCTGGTGGAGGGCCGGGGCCGGGTGGTGGACGCGCACACGGTGGAGGTCGCGGGCAAGCGCTACACGGCGGAGCGCATCCTGGTGGCCACGGGCGGGCGGCCCTACCTGCCGGAGGTGACGGGCATCGAGCACGCGCTCACGTCCGAGCAGGCGCTGGAGCTGCCCACGCTGCCTCGCCGGGTGGCGGTGGTGGGAGGCGGCTACATCGGCGTGGAGTTCGCGGGCATCTTCGCGGCGCTGGGCGCGAAGGTGACGATGTTGATTCGCGGCGACACGGTGCTGCGAGGCTTCGACAACGACATCCGCGCGGCGCTGACGCAGGAGATGCGCAAGAAGGGCGTGGACATCCGCCCGGAGACCTTCGTCCAGGACATCGAGAAGCGCGAGGACGGAACGCTCAGCCTGCTGACGCGCATGGGGGAGACGTTGGAGGTGGACGCGGTGCTGTACTCCACCGGCCGCGTGCCCAACACGCAGGGCCTGGGCCTGGAGGAGGCGGGCGTGAAGCTGAATGAGCGCGGCGCGGTGGTGGTGGACGCGCAGTCGCGCTCGTCGGTGGAGAGCATCTACGCGGTGGGGGACGTGACGGACCGGCTCAACCTCACGCCGGTGGCCATCGCGGAGGGCCGCGCGATGGTGGAGACGCTGTACCGGAACAACCCGGTGACGATGGACCACGAGAACGTCCCGTCCGCGGTCTTCAGCCAGCCGCCCGTGGGCACGGTGGGGCTCACGGAGCGCGAGGCGATGGAGCGATACGGCAAGGTGGACGTCTACGTCTCCAGCTTCCGGCCCATGAAGCACACGCTGACGGGCCGGGACGAGCGCTCCATGATGAAGGTGGTGGTGGAGCGAGGCACGGAGCGCGTGCTGGGCTTCCACATGGTGGGAGCGGACGCGCCGGAGATCATCCAGGGGCTCGCGGTGGCGCTGAAGTGCGGCGTGACGAAGAAGCAGCTCGACGCCACCGTGGGCATCCATCCCACGGCGGCGGAGGAGTTCGTCACGCTGCGGGACAAGCGCCCGGATCCGTCGGAGAGCGCCACGATGCTGGAACTGGGGCGTGAGGTGGTGGCCACGCCTCCGGGGGATACGCGCAAATAA